Proteins from a genomic interval of Thermoanaerobacterales bacterium:
- a CDS encoding cupin domain-containing protein: MGTDFKCLVTLKDGRNEPIKDLDNATRVVLIDRDTVGAEDITFAHCRFEAKTSVHKKHIHENAEEVIYILSGRGMSGVGDTEMEMGKGDTMFIPRGAVHWFYNPFDEPVEMIFIYTRPSLKSAGYRVVE; this comes from the coding sequence ATGGGTACAGATTTTAAGTGTCTCGTGACTCTTAAGGATGGTAGAAATGAGCCAATTAAGGATTTAGACAATGCGACAAGGGTTGTCCTGATAGACCGGGATACCGTAGGTGCAGAAGACATAACTTTTGCACACTGCCGGTTTGAGGCCAAAACATCTGTACATAAGAAGCATATTCATGAGAACGCCGAAGAAGTGATATACATCCTTTCCGGCAGAGGAATGAGTGGGGTTGGGGACACTGAGATGGAGATGGGCAAAGGAGACACCATGTTCATTCCACGCGGAGCGGTCCATTGGTTTTACAATCCATTCGATGAACCAGTAGAGATGATTTTCATATATACACGACCATCCCTTAAATCGGCCGGCTACAGGGTTGTGGAATAA